One window from the genome of Leptospira wolffii serovar Khorat str. Khorat-H2 encodes:
- a CDS encoding SDR family NAD(P)-dependent oxidoreductase: MKNFKDKVAAITGAGSGMGRTLSLELAKQDCNLAISDVNEQGLAETLGLVKKINPNIKVTSQKLDVSDRSAVFGWAEKIAKEHGKINLIFNNAGIAFGSTIEGFEEEDFKRVIDINFWGVVHGTQAFLPHLKKSGEGHIVNTSSVFGIIGVPGTSAYNASKFAVRGFTETLRQELDFMKCGVSATSVHPGGIKTAIAKSSQTNDSVKVLGLDPKTAGDKMSAQFITSPEKAARVILNAVKKNSRRVLIGPDAKFIDWMQRLLPSSYQILVGQALLRRMK, encoded by the coding sequence ATGAAAAACTTCAAAGACAAAGTAGCTGCGATTACAGGCGCAGGTTCGGGAATGGGGAGAACCTTATCCCTCGAGTTAGCCAAACAAGATTGCAATCTCGCCATATCCGACGTGAACGAACAAGGATTGGCGGAAACATTAGGGCTGGTAAAGAAAATAAACCCCAATATAAAAGTCACGAGCCAAAAACTGGACGTATCCGATCGGTCCGCGGTATTCGGATGGGCGGAGAAAATAGCCAAGGAACACGGTAAAATCAATCTAATCTTCAACAACGCAGGGATCGCATTCGGATCCACTATAGAAGGATTCGAAGAAGAGGATTTTAAACGGGTCATAGACATCAATTTTTGGGGAGTGGTACACGGAACACAGGCCTTTCTTCCCCATCTCAAGAAAAGCGGAGAAGGACATATCGTAAACACCTCGAGCGTGTTCGGAATCATAGGAGTCCCGGGAACATCCGCGTATAACGCATCCAAATTTGCGGTACGAGGATTCACGGAAACGTTAAGACAAGAACTGGATTTCATGAAATGCGGAGTCTCCGCTACGAGCGTGCATCCGGGAGGGATCAAAACGGCGATTGCGAAAAGTTCCCAGACTAACGATAGTGTAAAGGTTCTAGGCTTGGACCCGAAGACGGCAGGAGACAAGATGTCCGCTCAGTTCATTACGAGTCCGGAAAAAGCAGCGAGAGTCATATTAAACGCGGTAAAAAAGAACTCCCGAAGAGTGCTTATAGGACCTGACGCAAAATTTATAGATTGGATGCAAAGGCTCTTGCCTAGTTCCTATCAAATTTTAGTCGGCCAGGCGCTCCTCAGAAGAATGAAGTAG
- a CDS encoding SGNH/GDSL hydrolase family protein, protein MYTRFSKTGILIVYAFFFSDCALYFATKVPPQNLKFGIEQKKTEPDRKSILFLGDSITHGAVSSNYVDFVRKDPKLSSYLVLNEGINSRLTYQLLPLLEDVVELQPEMIFILIGTNDLISTLGEEQFNRYKKLWKLTERPNRDTYQKNLGQILDTLQKRTKAKIVLISVPPLGEDPNSNPYQVSKDYASIDHKIAEEKKISIIPLFEILEKGLSASGRSPRASYTGNYGIMYWAIFQYYTLFRTWDGIADSNGFEFLTDSIHLNDKGGKILSDSIIKEIASKELKTKE, encoded by the coding sequence ATGTATACACGATTCTCCAAAACCGGCATTCTCATCGTCTACGCCTTCTTTTTTAGCGACTGCGCATTGTATTTTGCGACAAAAGTTCCTCCCCAGAATTTAAAATTCGGAATCGAACAAAAAAAGACCGAACCGGACCGAAAATCGATTCTATTTCTTGGAGATAGCATAACGCACGGTGCGGTCAGTTCGAATTACGTGGATTTCGTAAGAAAAGATCCGAAGCTTTCTTCCTACCTAGTATTAAACGAAGGAATCAATAGCCGACTTACCTACCAACTACTTCCTTTATTAGAAGATGTGGTGGAACTCCAACCGGAAATGATTTTTATACTGATCGGAACCAACGATCTCATATCCACCCTGGGCGAAGAACAGTTCAATCGGTATAAAAAGCTATGGAAGCTGACCGAGCGTCCGAATCGGGATACCTATCAGAAGAATTTGGGGCAGATTTTAGACACTCTTCAAAAACGAACCAAGGCAAAGATCGTTCTGATTTCCGTGCCTCCATTAGGAGAAGATCCGAACAGCAACCCCTACCAAGTCTCTAAGGATTATGCGAGTATCGATCATAAGATCGCAGAGGAAAAAAAAATAAGCATTATTCCCCTATTTGAAATCTTGGAAAAGGGACTCTCTGCTTCCGGTCGCTCTCCCCGAGCCTCGTATACCGGAAATTACGGAATCATGTACTGGGCCATATTCCAATATTATACCCTCTTTCGAACCTGGGACGGTATCGCCGACTCCAACGGATTCGAGTTCCTTACCGATAGCATCCACTTGAACGATAAAGGAGGAAAAATTCTTTCGGATTCGATCATAAAGGAAATTGCAAGTAAAGAACTCAAGACGAAAGAATAA
- a CDS encoding SGNH/GDSL hydrolase family protein, which yields MNRKRNSLALLLGILVTVLLFPAMTYTQTPYKLSGPVLIRPFGDSITYGVGFTIDANPNCLVAELNQYICMPPGTAGGGYRGWMTLYSFMQDGIQFTTEGYQSGGSYAAQWAVNTQTHDGYPGWTNELLLTKASYNSFSDITLVHSGTNDMWAIRLKPNPTDQDIDQVANSAGESLFALLNALLSKNKKAHFFVAQIIKTTNGTLAPDYQTINKVIFKYNNYIANNWFNFPPESRARMTLVDMHHTLQASDYSPDGIHPNMYGYRKMACTWIRAIRAMTPNQEDPCSGVLSGQEIKKMAPSKEELKLMNPSKETLELFLKKSSAVK from the coding sequence ATGAATCGAAAACGCAATAGTCTCGCACTTCTTCTCGGCATTCTCGTCACCGTATTATTATTTCCCGCTATGACTTATACGCAAACTCCGTACAAACTCAGTGGACCCGTTCTAATCCGTCCATTCGGGGATTCGATTACATACGGAGTCGGCTTTACGATCGACGCAAATCCGAATTGCCTCGTTGCGGAGCTCAACCAATACATCTGCATGCCTCCGGGAACAGCCGGTGGCGGTTATAGAGGTTGGATGACTCTATATTCTTTTATGCAGGACGGGATCCAATTTACCACGGAAGGATATCAAAGTGGAGGTTCCTATGCTGCACAATGGGCGGTCAATACGCAAACCCATGACGGATATCCTGGTTGGACAAATGAACTATTATTGACCAAAGCCAGTTATAACAGCTTTTCCGATATCACCTTAGTGCATTCCGGAACCAACGATATGTGGGCGATCCGACTAAAACCGAATCCTACCGATCAAGATATCGATCAAGTGGCCAATTCCGCGGGAGAGAGTCTATTCGCTCTTTTAAATGCATTGTTGAGCAAAAATAAGAAGGCGCATTTTTTCGTAGCGCAAATCATTAAAACGACCAACGGCACTCTCGCCCCAGACTACCAAACGATTAACAAAGTAATCTTTAAGTATAATAATTATATCGCGAATAATTGGTTCAACTTCCCACCGGAAAGTCGCGCAAGAATGACGCTAGTAGACATGCATCATACTCTCCAAGCGTCGGACTATTCTCCGGACGGAATCCATCCGAATATGTATGGGTATCGTAAAATGGCATGCACTTGGATTAGAGCCATACGAGCAATGACTCCGAATCAGGAAGATCCATGTTCCGGCGTTTTATCCGGTCAAGAAATTAAGAAAATGGCCCCCAGTAAAGAAGAGCTAAAACTAATGAATCCATCGAAAGAAACGTTGGAATTATTTTTGAAAAAGAGCTCGGCGGTGAAATAA
- the arsB gene encoding ACR3 family arsenite efflux transporter — MYPSIVPEERLSFIDRFLTLWIFIAMGTGIALSNWFPDSVEWIRRSEFGGTNIPIAIGLVFMMVPPLAKVNFAGIPKAFGRTDLILYSLALNWFVGPLLMFGLAYLFFPANSEYRTGLILIGIARCIAMVLVWNDLAGGDREVAAGLVALNSIFQLALYGSFAYLLIVVFPGMMGDENASIRIDYWDIASSVLIYLGIPFVSGWGIRAASIKLKGEEWTIHRFLPAISPVTLIFLLLTIVFIFSLKGHSLFHIPLDVIGIAAPLLIYFVFMFFLSFGLGILLKADYPRNVAVSFTAVGNNFELAIAVAIGTFGIGSGQAFVGIVGPLVEIPVLVILVEIAKRLRLKLYTRKESI, encoded by the coding sequence ATGTATCCTTCGATTGTTCCTGAAGAGCGATTATCGTTTATAGACAGATTTCTTACTCTTTGGATTTTTATCGCCATGGGGACGGGAATCGCCCTATCCAATTGGTTTCCCGATTCCGTAGAATGGATTCGGAGATCCGAATTCGGGGGAACGAATATCCCGATCGCAATCGGACTGGTCTTTATGATGGTTCCTCCTCTGGCGAAAGTGAATTTTGCCGGAATTCCGAAAGCATTCGGTCGAACCGATCTCATTTTATATTCCCTGGCCTTGAATTGGTTCGTCGGACCTTTGTTGATGTTCGGATTGGCATATCTTTTCTTTCCGGCAAATTCAGAATACCGTACCGGTTTAATTTTAATCGGTATAGCCCGTTGCATCGCGATGGTTCTCGTTTGGAACGACCTAGCCGGCGGAGATCGCGAGGTTGCCGCGGGATTGGTCGCCTTAAACAGTATCTTTCAGTTGGCCCTTTACGGAAGTTTCGCATACCTTCTTATAGTTGTGTTTCCTGGGATGATGGGAGATGAGAATGCATCGATACGAATCGATTATTGGGATATTGCATCGAGCGTCCTGATTTATTTGGGAATTCCCTTCGTATCGGGATGGGGAATTCGAGCGGCAAGCATTAAGCTAAAGGGAGAAGAATGGACGATCCATCGATTCCTCCCCGCCATTTCTCCCGTCACTCTCATCTTTTTGCTCTTAACGATTGTATTCATTTTTAGCCTAAAGGGACATTCATTGTTTCATATTCCTTTGGATGTGATCGGGATAGCCGCCCCTCTTTTAATTTATTTCGTGTTCATGTTTTTCCTTAGCTTCGGATTAGGGATTCTGCTAAAAGCGGATTATCCGAGGAATGTCGCCGTTTCTTTTACGGCGGTCGGAAATAATTTCGAGCTGGCCATTGCGGTTGCTATCGGGACGTTCGGTATAGGTTCCGGCCAAGCCTTCGTAGGAATCGTGGGTCCCCTGGTGGAGATTCCCGTATTGGTGATTTTGGTCGAGATAGCGAAACGGCTTAGATTGAAACTATACACGCGGAAGGAATCGATATGA
- a CDS encoding molybdopterin oxidoreductase family protein produces MTQTYYRTCTLCEAMCGLKFEVNGDVIESIRGDKEDPFSRGHLCAKGPELKNLHEDKDRLKKPLKRTADGWVQVTWEEALTDIAKRLFEIQSKYGFDSVAIYSGNPTVHNYGSMLMGQRFANRLKSKNKFSATSVDQLPHQLLSYLMFGHQLLVPIPDIDRTNFFLILGGNPFASNGSLMSVPDVKKRLKDIQERGGKYVVVDPRRTETANHADEHLFIRPNTDVFFLLAFIHVLYRDGLVKPSDLYSIKESESLRSLSSQFPPEKVSGVTGIPAETIERVATEFAKTEGAVCYGRVGVSTQTFGSLCQWLINSINILTGNMDFVGGAMFTLPAVDMIDPKSAMRSSPGSFDTFRSRVRGLPEFSDELPVSVLAEEIVTEGEGRIRALVTSAGNPVLSTPNGSGLEKALEDLEFMVSVDIYLNETTKYANYILPPTSSLEHDHYDLVFNVFAVRNVARYSKPIFDPEEGMLHDWEIFSDLTKRIELLRTGKPLPKELIRTKLSPESIIEHALKTGPYGSKGGSETGMSLELLKNSDHGVDLGPLKPCFPERLCTQDKKIRLFPEEIRKETDRLPDKFEEMRSLSGDRLKFLLIGRRHLRNNNSWMHNMPKLMTGKNRCTLLIHPDDASSLGLSDSEEVLVKSRVSSVSIPVEISDEMMRGIVSMPHGFGHGKKGIGLEVANRFAGVSLNDLTDDRAIDEFSGNAAFSGTPVSIHKI; encoded by the coding sequence ATGACTCAAACATATTATCGTACCTGTACCCTTTGCGAGGCGATGTGCGGTCTCAAATTCGAAGTGAACGGCGATGTGATAGAATCCATTCGGGGAGACAAAGAGGATCCGTTTAGTCGAGGTCATCTTTGTGCAAAGGGACCGGAACTTAAGAATCTGCACGAAGACAAGGATAGACTTAAAAAACCTTTAAAAAGGACCGCCGACGGTTGGGTTCAGGTTACTTGGGAAGAGGCGCTGACCGATATCGCCAAGCGATTGTTTGAGATCCAAAGCAAATACGGATTCGATTCGGTGGCGATATATAGCGGCAACCCTACGGTTCATAATTACGGATCTATGCTCATGGGGCAAAGGTTCGCCAATCGTTTGAAGTCCAAGAATAAATTCTCCGCCACCTCCGTAGACCAATTACCTCACCAATTATTATCCTATCTTATGTTCGGCCACCAATTGCTCGTTCCGATTCCCGATATCGATCGAACGAATTTCTTTCTCATTCTCGGCGGGAATCCCTTCGCTTCCAACGGAAGTCTCATGAGCGTTCCCGACGTGAAAAAGAGGCTGAAGGATATTCAGGAAAGAGGGGGAAAATACGTGGTCGTGGATCCTAGACGGACCGAAACGGCCAATCACGCCGATGAGCATCTTTTCATCCGCCCCAATACGGATGTGTTCTTTCTTCTCGCCTTCATTCATGTTTTGTATCGGGACGGCTTGGTAAAACCTTCGGATCTATACTCTATTAAAGAATCCGAAAGTCTTCGTTCTCTCTCCTCTCAATTCCCTCCGGAGAAAGTTTCCGGAGTCACCGGAATTCCGGCGGAAACCATCGAGAGGGTTGCGACCGAATTCGCGAAGACCGAGGGAGCGGTTTGTTACGGAAGAGTGGGAGTCTCCACCCAAACTTTCGGATCCTTATGCCAATGGTTGATCAATTCCATCAATATTCTCACCGGAAATATGGACTTCGTAGGAGGAGCCATGTTCACATTGCCTGCCGTGGACATGATCGATCCTAAAAGCGCTATGAGAAGTTCTCCCGGAAGTTTCGACACGTTTCGGTCCAGAGTAAGAGGACTCCCGGAGTTCAGCGACGAGTTACCGGTTTCCGTTTTGGCCGAAGAGATCGTTACGGAGGGAGAAGGTAGGATTCGCGCTCTGGTAACTTCGGCGGGAAATCCGGTTCTCTCCACTCCTAACGGATCCGGATTGGAAAAGGCGCTGGAGGATCTGGAGTTCATGGTAAGCGTGGATATCTATCTGAACGAGACTACGAAGTACGCGAATTATATCCTTCCTCCCACTTCTTCTTTAGAGCACGATCATTACGATTTAGTGTTTAACGTTTTTGCGGTACGAAATGTCGCCAGATATTCCAAGCCCATTTTCGATCCGGAAGAAGGGATGTTGCACGATTGGGAGATCTTTTCGGATCTAACGAAACGCATCGAGCTCTTACGTACCGGGAAACCTCTGCCCAAGGAATTGATTCGTACGAAACTCAGTCCGGAAAGTATCATCGAACACGCATTAAAGACGGGCCCTTACGGATCCAAAGGAGGCTCCGAAACGGGAATGAGCCTGGAGTTACTGAAAAACAGCGATCACGGAGTCGATCTCGGGCCTTTAAAACCCTGCTTTCCGGAAAGATTATGCACCCAGGACAAAAAGATCAGACTCTTTCCTGAGGAGATTCGGAAGGAAACGGATCGTCTGCCGGATAAATTCGAGGAAATGCGAAGCCTTTCCGGAGATCGTTTGAAGTTCCTTTTGATAGGAAGAAGGCATTTAAGAAACAATAATTCATGGATGCATAATATGCCCAAGTTGATGACCGGAAAGAACCGATGCACGCTTCTCATTCATCCGGACGACGCGAGTTCCTTGGGGCTTTCCGATTCGGAGGAGGTACTGGTCAAATCCAGAGTTTCCTCCGTATCCATACCCGTGGAGATCAGCGACGAAATGATGCGTGGAATCGTGAGTATGCCTCACGGTTTCGGTCATGGAAAGAAGGGGATCGGTCTCGAGGTGGCGAATCGTTTCGCGGGAGTAAGCTTGAACGATCTCACGGATGATCGGGCAATAGACGAATTCTCCGGAAACGCCGCTTTTAGCGGAACTCCGGTCTCCATTCATAAAATTTAA
- a CDS encoding flavin-containing monooxygenase, whose protein sequence is MSKEHFDVITVGAGLSGISAGYHLQKYCPGKKYAILESRPDIGGTWSLFRYPGIRSDSDMFTLGYSFRPWKEAKAIADGPSILKYVRETASEFGIDKNIRFEHKVLSASWSDKELQWTVQVEAGPKKEKRTYTSNFLYICSGYYNYDKGFSPKFPGEKEFKGKIIHPQHWPENLDYTGKKVVVIGSGATAVTLVPSMADKAAHVTMLQRSPTYITSLPSKDIVADFLRFLLPAQIAHHITRIKNILIQIWFYQTCKRFPNFAKWLIRTRLKMSLPKGYDIDKHFKPSYQPWDQRVCLVPDSDLFKSISSGKASIATDQIETFTKKGIRLKSGEELEADIIVTATGLDLVAMGGMKLNINGSDVEISKLYTFKGLMLSGIPNFAFCVGYTNASWTLRADLTSTYVARLLNHMDKFGYKKCIPIADESKMEKEPILDLNSGYIQRAIEKFPQRGAVRPWRFHQNYLMDLFDINFAKVNDPSLSFG, encoded by the coding sequence ATGAGTAAAGAGCATTTCGACGTAATCACAGTAGGAGCCGGCTTATCCGGAATCAGCGCAGGCTACCATTTACAAAAATATTGTCCGGGAAAAAAATACGCCATATTAGAAAGCCGACCCGATATAGGAGGAACCTGGAGTCTATTCCGATATCCCGGTATTCGTTCCGATTCCGATATGTTCACCTTGGGCTATTCTTTTCGACCCTGGAAGGAAGCGAAGGCCATTGCCGACGGACCTTCCATTCTGAAATACGTTCGAGAGACCGCTTCGGAATTCGGGATCGATAAAAATATACGCTTCGAACATAAGGTGCTCTCCGCGTCTTGGTCGGACAAGGAACTCCAATGGACCGTTCAAGTGGAAGCGGGTCCGAAAAAGGAGAAAAGAACCTATACATCGAATTTCCTATATATATGCAGCGGATATTATAATTACGATAAGGGATTTTCACCAAAATTTCCTGGAGAGAAGGAATTCAAAGGCAAGATCATCCATCCCCAGCATTGGCCTGAAAATCTGGATTACACCGGAAAGAAGGTGGTAGTGATCGGTAGCGGCGCCACTGCGGTGACCCTGGTGCCGTCCATGGCGGATAAGGCCGCGCATGTGACCATGTTGCAGAGATCCCCCACTTATATCACAAGTCTCCCCTCCAAGGACATAGTGGCCGATTTCCTAAGATTCTTATTACCCGCGCAAATCGCCCATCATATAACAAGAATTAAGAATATCTTAATACAAATCTGGTTCTATCAGACCTGTAAAAGGTTTCCGAATTTCGCCAAATGGCTGATCCGAACGAGACTCAAGATGTCTCTTCCTAAAGGTTACGATATAGACAAACATTTCAAACCCAGTTACCAACCGTGGGACCAAAGGGTTTGTCTGGTTCCGGATTCGGATCTATTCAAATCCATCTCATCCGGAAAAGCCTCCATCGCTACGGATCAAATCGAAACCTTCACCAAGAAAGGAATTCGATTGAAATCGGGAGAGGAATTGGAGGCCGATATCATAGTCACCGCCACAGGGCTCGACCTGGTAGCCATGGGAGGAATGAAACTAAATATAAACGGATCCGATGTGGAAATCTCCAAACTGTATACTTTCAAGGGGCTGATGCTAAGCGGAATTCCCAACTTCGCATTCTGCGTGGGATACACGAACGCTTCCTGGACACTGAGAGCGGACCTGACTTCCACCTACGTAGCCAGACTTCTCAATCATATGGATAAATTCGGATATAAAAAATGTATACCTATCGCCGACGAATCCAAAATGGAAAAGGAACCGATCCTGGATCTGAATTCGGGCTATATACAGAGAGCCATAGAAAAGTTCCCTCAAAGGGGAGCCGTCAGACCCTGGAGATTCCATCAGAATTATCTAATGGATCTATTCGATATCAATTTTGCGAAAGTGAACGATCCTAGCCTATCCTTCGGATAA
- a CDS encoding DUF1577 domain-containing protein: MSKQGSLDRDYDILTDASMISKIIESFLVTEEMNMKGFRPGSKGTIMSAFGDTGTISFRFESDTIIKPGETIYLQKTLKRQVELCCQVLRQSGRHEYLFQVSEIRIAKINRREERIRIQNDLAFATNVVFRPKTFQMNPQTLRTVIREVSEKFRTELGHSKFGEIQINLFEPGLDKKFNIVQQTKKIFYIPKAEQEESYRESSPQFLNYTTYFGKNILSAIRWYKNESIVSELILPILYNKNDKDSHPKAFIWILSKREFILPEDLSELNVFAEKIVSAIQNSDSIKATSRFEIEDISEFGVRLKIDQKQIIQSIYSNETLQFDVVFKGKPPIPIQGKIRWRSLDHKGKLSAGLEYLQDQNQTPNLRKIEYNIQSLRTKSQQAAQVPSSFFKIYRSLGSKKRKRKAK; the protein is encoded by the coding sequence ATGAGCAAACAGGGTTCCTTGGATAGGGATTACGATATTCTCACGGATGCGTCGATGATATCCAAGATCATCGAATCGTTTTTAGTCACCGAAGAGATGAATATGAAAGGCTTTCGGCCCGGCTCGAAAGGTACGATTATGAGTGCTTTTGGAGATACCGGAACAATTTCCTTTCGCTTCGAAAGCGATACGATCATAAAACCAGGAGAAACGATCTATCTACAAAAAACCCTAAAGAGGCAGGTGGAGCTATGCTGCCAAGTGTTGAGACAATCGGGGCGACATGAATATCTATTTCAGGTAAGCGAAATAAGAATCGCAAAAATAAACCGAAGAGAAGAAAGAATACGAATCCAAAACGATCTCGCATTTGCGACTAATGTGGTTTTTCGTCCGAAAACCTTTCAAATGAATCCCCAGACCCTAAGAACGGTCATCCGTGAGGTTTCCGAAAAATTTCGGACAGAGCTGGGTCATTCGAAATTCGGAGAGATCCAAATCAATCTATTCGAACCCGGACTGGATAAGAAGTTCAATATAGTCCAACAAACTAAAAAAATATTTTATATTCCGAAAGCAGAACAGGAAGAATCCTATCGCGAAAGTTCCCCTCAATTCTTGAATTATACCACTTACTTCGGAAAAAACATTCTATCCGCAATCCGATGGTATAAGAACGAATCGATCGTTTCGGAATTGATTCTACCGATACTGTACAATAAAAACGACAAGGACTCGCACCCGAAGGCATTCATTTGGATCTTGAGCAAAAGGGAATTCATACTTCCAGAGGATTTAAGCGAACTTAACGTATTCGCGGAGAAAATCGTAAGCGCAATACAAAACTCGGATTCGATCAAGGCGACCAGTCGATTCGAAATCGAGGATATTTCGGAGTTTGGAGTCCGCCTAAAGATAGATCAGAAGCAAATCATACAAAGCATTTATTCGAATGAAACGCTACAGTTCGATGTTGTATTCAAAGGAAAGCCTCCCATCCCGATCCAAGGAAAAATCCGTTGGAGATCCCTGGATCACAAAGGAAAACTTTCCGCCGGATTAGAATATCTCCAAGATCAGAATCAGACACCGAACTTAAGAAAAATAGAATACAACATCCAATCCCTCCGAACTAAGAGCCAACAAGCGGCACAAGTCCCCTCCTCCTTTTTTAAAATCTACCGAAGCCTCGGCTCGAAAAAGAGAAAAAGAAAGGCTAAATAA